A section of the Pseudophryne corroboree isolate aPseCor3 chromosome 11, aPseCor3.hap2, whole genome shotgun sequence genome encodes:
- the LOC134968642 gene encoding cornifin-B-like, whose product MLPPVAMPPPHSIDQKPPFSILLPPPSSMKLEQLRKLDMAHHRRLLLTPQRHMNLPPPCSMNQPLPCKKNLPPLCSMNLPPPCSMDLPPICSMNLPPPCSMNLPPPCSMNLPPPCSMNLSPYCSMNLTPYCSVDLPPPCRYCSYQQNLIF is encoded by the coding sequence ATGTTGCCTCCTGTAGCCATGCCACCACCACACAGCATCGACCAGAAACCACCGTTCAGCATTCTCCTGCCACCACCGTCCAGCATGAAGCTGGAACAATTGCGTAAATTGGACATGGCACACCATCGCCGCCTGCTCCTGACACCACAGCGCcacatgaacctgccaccaccgtgcagcatgaaccagCCACTACCGTGCAAAAAGAACCTGCCACCgctgtgcagcatgaacctgcctcctccgtgcagcatgGACCTGCCACCAatatgcagcatgaacctgcctcctccgtgcagcatgaacctgcctcctccgtgcagcatgaacctgcctcctccgtgcagcatgaacctgtcaCCATATTGCAGCATGAACCTGACACCATATTGCagcgtggacctgccaccaccatgcaggTACTGTTCCTATCAGCAAAACCTAATATTTTGA